A genomic region of Oryza glaberrima chromosome 1, OglaRS2, whole genome shotgun sequence contains the following coding sequences:
- the LOC127782349 gene encoding auxin response factor 2 isoform X2 yields MVGIDLNTVEEEEDEEEGGATGTVTAPAEARAGGAVCLELWHACAGPVAPLPRKGSAVVYLPQGHLEHLGAAPGSGPGAAVPPHVFCRVVDVSLHADAATDEVYAQVSLVADNEEVERRMREGEDGAACDGEGEDAVKRPARIPHMFCKTLTASDTSTHGGFSVPRRAAEDCFPPLDYSLQRPSQELVAKDLHGTEWRFRHIYRGQPRRHLLTTGWSGFINKKKLVSGDAVLFLRGEDGELRLGVRRAAQLKNASPFPALHNQISNTSSLSEVAHAVAVKSIFHIYYNPRLSQSEFIIPYWKFMRSFSQPFSVGMRFKLRYESEDASERRRTGIIIGSREADPMWHGSKWKCLVVKWDDDVECRRPNGVSPWEIELSGSVSGSHLSTPHSKRLKSCFPQVNPDIVLPNGSVSSDFAESARFHKVLQGQELLGLKTRDGTVNTASQATEARNFQYTDERSCSINMSNNILGVPRLGVKTPSGNPGFSYHCSGFGESQRFQEVLQGQEVFRPYRGGTLSDACIRGSGFRQPDGNHAPGAAFKWLAPQGCDHHGITTSVLPQASSPSSVLMFPQTSSKMPGLEYIYGCLDRNENSRHFKIGPTQDMTRTDQTLRLWPHLISGKMLDECTRNEKLHSPVGGAEHESNNKCLNTNGCKIFGISLTEKAQAGDEVDCGNASYHSRLQSLKPQMPKSLGSSCATVHEQRPVVGRVVDISAVNTMI; encoded by the exons ATGGTGGGCATCGACCTCAAcaccgtggaggaggaggaggacgaggaggagggcggcgccaccggcaCCGTCACGGCGCctgcggaggcgagggcggggGGCGCGGTGTGCCTGGAGCTGTGGCACGCCTGCGCTGGCCCcgtggcgccgctgccgcggaaGGGCAGCGCCGTCGTGTACCTGCCGCAGGGCCACCTCGAGCACCTCGGGGCCGCGCCCGGCTCCGGCCCCGGCGCCGCGGTGCCGCCGCACGTGTTCTGCCGCGTCGTCGACGTCAGCCTCCAC GCGGACGCCGCGACGGACGAGGTGTACGCGCAGGTCTCGTTGGTTGCCGACAACGAG GAAGTGGAGAGGCGGATGCGGGAGGGAGAGGACGGCGCGGCctgcgacggcgagggcgaggacgccGTGAAGCGGCCGGCCCGGATTCCCCACATGTTCTGCAAGACGCTCACGGCCTCCGACACCAGCACGCACGGCGGCTTCTCcgtgcctcgccgcgccgccgaggacTGCTTCCCGCCGCTG GACTACAGCCTGCAGAGGCCATCCCAGGAGCTCGTGGCAAAGGATCTGCACGGCACGGAATGGAGGTTCAGACATATCTATCGAG GCCAACCACGGAGGCACCTTTTAACCACTGGATGGAGCGGGTTTATCAACAAGAAGAAGCTAGTATCTGGGGATGCAGTGCTATTCCTCAG AGGTGAAGATGGAGAGCTTCGATTGGGAGTGCGCCGAGCTGCTCAGCTAAAAAATGCATCTCCTTTTCCTGCACTTCATAACCAGATCTCAAATACTAGTAGTCTTAGTGAAGTTGCACATGCTGTGGCCGTGAAAAGTATTTTTCACATCTACTACAATCCCAG GTTAAGTCAGTCTGAGTTCATTATACCATATTGGAAGTTTATGAGAAGCTTCAGTCAACCCTTTTCTGTTGGAATGCGATTCAAATTGAGATATGAGAGTGAGGATGCTTCTGAAAGAAG GCGTACTGGAATAATAATTGGAAGCAGAGAGGCAGATCCAATGTGGCATGGTTCGAAGTGGAAATGTTTAGTG GTGAAATgggatgatgatgtggagtgCCGTCGGCCTAATGGGGTATCTCCTTGGGAGATTGAGCTTAGTGGATCAGTTTCAGGATCTCATCTGTCCACTCCCCATTCAAAACGGCTGAAATCATGCTTCCCCCAAGTTAATCCAGATATTGTGCTTCCAA ATGGAAGTGTTTCTTCAGATTTTGCGGAGTCTGCCAGATTCCACAAGGTCTTGCAAGGTCAAGAATTGTTGGGTTTAAAAACTCGTGATGGTACTGTTAATACAGCTTCTCAGGCGACTGAGGCAAGAAATTTTCAGTACACTGATGAACGAAGTTGCTCTATCAACATGAGTAACAATATCTTAGGGGTTCCGAGACTTGGGGTGAAAACTCCAAGTGGAAACCCTGGGTTTTCCTACCATTGCTCAGGCTTTGGGGAATCTCAAAGATTCCAAGAGGTCTTGCAAGGTCAAGAAGTGTTTCGTCCTTACCGAGGAGGGACTTTGTCCGATGCCTGTATAAGAGGTTCTGGCTTCCGTCAACCTGATGGCAACCATGCACCTGGTGCAGCATTTAAATGGCTTGCACCACAAGGATGTGATCATCATGGGATAACCACATCAGTTCTGCCGCAAGCATCCTCTCCATCATCTGTCCTAATGTTTCCACAAACTAGTTCAAAGATGCCTGGCCTTGAATACATATACGGATGCCTGGATAGAAATGAGAATAGCCGACATTTTAAAATTGGACCTACACAAGATATGACAAGAACTGATCAAACATTACGACTCTGGCCTCATCTTATTTCAGGCAAAATGCTAGATGAGTGTACGAGAAATGAGAAGCTGCACTCTCCAGTCGGTGGTGCTGAGCATGAATCAAATAACAAGTGTCTTAATACAAATGGCTGCAAAATCTTTGGTATATCATTGACTGAAAAGGCCCAAGCAGGCGATGAAGTGGATTGTGGCAATGCCAGTTATCATTCTCGGCTCCAGTCTTTAAAACCACAGATGCCAAAATCATTGGGCAGCAGTTGTGCCACG GTCCATGAACAAAGGCCTGTTGTTGGCAGGGTCGTTGATATTTCAGCAGTGAATA
- the LOC127782349 gene encoding auxin response factor 2 isoform X1: MVGIDLNTVEEEEDEEEGGATGTVTAPAEARAGGAVCLELWHACAGPVAPLPRKGSAVVYLPQGHLEHLGAAPGSGPGAAVPPHVFCRVVDVSLHADAATDEVYAQVSLVADNEEVERRMREGEDGAACDGEGEDAVKRPARIPHMFCKTLTASDTSTHGGFSVPRRAAEDCFPPLDYSLQRPSQELVAKDLHGTEWRFRHIYRGQPRRHLLTTGWSGFINKKKLVSGDAVLFLRGEDGELRLGVRRAAQLKNASPFPALHNQISNTSSLSEVAHAVAVKSIFHIYYNPSCTHRLSQSEFIIPYWKFMRSFSQPFSVGMRFKLRYESEDASERRRTGIIIGSREADPMWHGSKWKCLVVKWDDDVECRRPNGVSPWEIELSGSVSGSHLSTPHSKRLKSCFPQVNPDIVLPNGSVSSDFAESARFHKVLQGQELLGLKTRDGTVNTASQATEARNFQYTDERSCSINMSNNILGVPRLGVKTPSGNPGFSYHCSGFGESQRFQEVLQGQEVFRPYRGGTLSDACIRGSGFRQPDGNHAPGAAFKWLAPQGCDHHGITTSVLPQASSPSSVLMFPQTSSKMPGLEYIYGCLDRNENSRHFKIGPTQDMTRTDQTLRLWPHLISGKMLDECTRNEKLHSPVGGAEHESNNKCLNTNGCKIFGISLTEKAQAGDEVDCGNASYHSRLQSLKPQMPKSLGSSCATVHEQRPVVGRVVDISAVNTMI; the protein is encoded by the exons ATGGTGGGCATCGACCTCAAcaccgtggaggaggaggaggacgaggaggagggcggcgccaccggcaCCGTCACGGCGCctgcggaggcgagggcggggGGCGCGGTGTGCCTGGAGCTGTGGCACGCCTGCGCTGGCCCcgtggcgccgctgccgcggaaGGGCAGCGCCGTCGTGTACCTGCCGCAGGGCCACCTCGAGCACCTCGGGGCCGCGCCCGGCTCCGGCCCCGGCGCCGCGGTGCCGCCGCACGTGTTCTGCCGCGTCGTCGACGTCAGCCTCCAC GCGGACGCCGCGACGGACGAGGTGTACGCGCAGGTCTCGTTGGTTGCCGACAACGAG GAAGTGGAGAGGCGGATGCGGGAGGGAGAGGACGGCGCGGCctgcgacggcgagggcgaggacgccGTGAAGCGGCCGGCCCGGATTCCCCACATGTTCTGCAAGACGCTCACGGCCTCCGACACCAGCACGCACGGCGGCTTCTCcgtgcctcgccgcgccgccgaggacTGCTTCCCGCCGCTG GACTACAGCCTGCAGAGGCCATCCCAGGAGCTCGTGGCAAAGGATCTGCACGGCACGGAATGGAGGTTCAGACATATCTATCGAG GCCAACCACGGAGGCACCTTTTAACCACTGGATGGAGCGGGTTTATCAACAAGAAGAAGCTAGTATCTGGGGATGCAGTGCTATTCCTCAG AGGTGAAGATGGAGAGCTTCGATTGGGAGTGCGCCGAGCTGCTCAGCTAAAAAATGCATCTCCTTTTCCTGCACTTCATAACCAGATCTCAAATACTAGTAGTCTTAGTGAAGTTGCACATGCTGTGGCCGTGAAAAGTATTTTTCACATCTACTACAATCCCAG TTGTACTCACAGGTTAAGTCAGTCTGAGTTCATTATACCATATTGGAAGTTTATGAGAAGCTTCAGTCAACCCTTTTCTGTTGGAATGCGATTCAAATTGAGATATGAGAGTGAGGATGCTTCTGAAAGAAG GCGTACTGGAATAATAATTGGAAGCAGAGAGGCAGATCCAATGTGGCATGGTTCGAAGTGGAAATGTTTAGTG GTGAAATgggatgatgatgtggagtgCCGTCGGCCTAATGGGGTATCTCCTTGGGAGATTGAGCTTAGTGGATCAGTTTCAGGATCTCATCTGTCCACTCCCCATTCAAAACGGCTGAAATCATGCTTCCCCCAAGTTAATCCAGATATTGTGCTTCCAA ATGGAAGTGTTTCTTCAGATTTTGCGGAGTCTGCCAGATTCCACAAGGTCTTGCAAGGTCAAGAATTGTTGGGTTTAAAAACTCGTGATGGTACTGTTAATACAGCTTCTCAGGCGACTGAGGCAAGAAATTTTCAGTACACTGATGAACGAAGTTGCTCTATCAACATGAGTAACAATATCTTAGGGGTTCCGAGACTTGGGGTGAAAACTCCAAGTGGAAACCCTGGGTTTTCCTACCATTGCTCAGGCTTTGGGGAATCTCAAAGATTCCAAGAGGTCTTGCAAGGTCAAGAAGTGTTTCGTCCTTACCGAGGAGGGACTTTGTCCGATGCCTGTATAAGAGGTTCTGGCTTCCGTCAACCTGATGGCAACCATGCACCTGGTGCAGCATTTAAATGGCTTGCACCACAAGGATGTGATCATCATGGGATAACCACATCAGTTCTGCCGCAAGCATCCTCTCCATCATCTGTCCTAATGTTTCCACAAACTAGTTCAAAGATGCCTGGCCTTGAATACATATACGGATGCCTGGATAGAAATGAGAATAGCCGACATTTTAAAATTGGACCTACACAAGATATGACAAGAACTGATCAAACATTACGACTCTGGCCTCATCTTATTTCAGGCAAAATGCTAGATGAGTGTACGAGAAATGAGAAGCTGCACTCTCCAGTCGGTGGTGCTGAGCATGAATCAAATAACAAGTGTCTTAATACAAATGGCTGCAAAATCTTTGGTATATCATTGACTGAAAAGGCCCAAGCAGGCGATGAAGTGGATTGTGGCAATGCCAGTTATCATTCTCGGCTCCAGTCTTTAAAACCACAGATGCCAAAATCATTGGGCAGCAGTTGTGCCACG GTCCATGAACAAAGGCCTGTTGTTGGCAGGGTCGTTGATATTTCAGCAGTGAATA